From the genome of Anopheles moucheti chromosome 3, idAnoMoucSN_F20_07, whole genome shotgun sequence, one region includes:
- the LOC128301101 gene encoding myeloid differentiation primary response protein MyD88, with protein sequence MLDKPVKPTEVSVRNRIDLAVVPLDALNTRTRDLLAELLNHRRIFTSEDGYFRDWRGVFDVVGIPKTYLPLVDANANPTRRLLELWLTEQHQCKREANLAELQCVLGSIDRWDILDDTSKMFEQDAEQHLMREQKRAARKVSETEAQDSSTVTGDCDIITKDDTADHKQQYDAFILYADADVEFASKMVERLEARGMQLCLKDRDILGGSNFEHEVISRLISQRCRRVVVIISKAFLESPLNDFTVTFAQALQIEKKERKVIPCVYDRCELPPHLRYTCRLDYQRSQNLYNFWDKLADSIRDTPRKVGLETNVRDMSEPQKIPTHTKTIGTVTPQPVPKVIVEEPTMVVKLPSAVDQESRTGSLKKSHSFWDLFSSFSHRKDKLNGSTSQLNINDIAPSTSPKKTSSSPLALIRRDKKQSTVVGGASSAPSECPLEQPEKPVKTKKKWYKPSSRKIASAV encoded by the exons ATGCTGGACAAACCCGTAAAACCCACGGAGGTCAGTGTGAGGAATCGGATCGATCTGGCGGTGGTTCCCCTGGATGCATTAAATACCCGAACGAGGGACTTATTGGCGGAACTGCTGAATCATCGGCGAATATTCACCTCCGAGGATGGATACTTTCGCGATTGGCGCGGCGTGTTCGATGTTGTTGGCATTCCGAAAACGTACCTACCCTTGGTGGACGCCAATGCCAACCCGACCCGCCGTTTGCTGGAACTTTGGCTGACCGAACAACACCAGTGCAAGCGTGAAGCGAACTTGGCCGAATTGCAATGTGTCCTCGGTAGCATCGATCGGTGGGATATACTGGACGATACGTCCAAAATGTTCG AGCAAGACGCAGAACAGCATCTCATGCGGGAACAGAAACGGGCGGCAAGAAAGGTGAGCGAAACGGAAGCGCAAGATTCGTCGACCGTAACCGGAGACTGTGACATTATCACGAAGGATGACACGGCGGACCACAAGCAGCAGTACGATGCGTTTATACTGTACGCCGACGCGGACGTTGAATTTGCATCGAAAATGGTCGAACGTTTGGAAGCGCGTGGGATGCAACTGTGTCTAAAGGATCGGGACATACTCGGTGGAAGCAACTTCGAGCATGAAGTCATTTCGCGCCTCATCTCCCAACGTTGCCGCCGGGTAGTGGTGATCATCTCGAAGGCATTCCTCGAGAGTCCACTGAACGATTTTACCGTCACATTCGCCCAGGCACTGCAGATCGAGAAGAAAGAACGCAAGGTCATACCGTGCGTGTACGATCGATGCGAGTTGCCGCCACACTTACGGTACACCTGCCGGCTGGACTACCAGAGGTCACAGAATTTATACAACTTTTGGGACAAACTAGCCGACTCCATACGCGACACGCCACGGAAGGTTGGCCTAGAAACGAACGTCCGAGATATGAGCGAACCACAGAAAATTCCCACGCACACCAAAACGATCGGAACAGTCACACCCCAACCGGTACCGAAGGTGATCGTTGAAGAGCCCACCATGGTGGTGAAACTTCCGAGCGCAGTGGATCAGGAAAGTCGTACCGGTAGCCTTAAAAAGTCACACTCCTTTTGGGACTTATTTTCTAGCTTTAGTCACAGGAAAGACAAACTTAATGGAAGTACTTCACAGCTGAACATTAACGATATTGCACCGTCCACCAGTCCGAAGAAAACCAGTTCCTCGCCGCTGGCACTAATCAGGCGTgacaaaaaacaatcaaccgtGGTAGGAGGTGCGTCATCTGCACCATCCGAATGTCCACTGGAACAGCCGGAAAAACCGgttaaaacgaaaaagaaatggtATAAACCGAGCAGTCGGAAAATTGCTTCCGCTGTGTGA
- the LOC128301102 gene encoding uncharacterized protein LOC128301102 isoform X3 translates to MAREESRGKRPLKIWDSWRNVRKGLVVGSFEELIVRGKDKLGVPASEPVRLVLECDGTQVEDGEYFRTLANNTVLLLLRQGERWYPTGVDVIKAAIPKIVCETIHALELQDETPSWKIMDNKGRVTVVLHWDQRQGGGQGGGGGSSSSGGPGSGVGLSNGPTSDKFSPSKKSLSTQNSIDKSSVSSQPRFPSPQITVINHDDPQSQMYHSARRLSKQGGSFDSAVGAVHVHTPECAHHAHMPTRAGSPGATECDFHCCALHEEGRKIAVHKNVATSPIQDGSASPQPPPSSLSDSRRTSTTKGHVRFLDIGPERDSSESETENTVMEDETVTSEKFLLLIDQLSVDQKRHLSIKDIGIILERLSSKILDVERLDRESESDDCYNWTIKATIRGDALRELGVIYNGNYYAISEHPGYKEENEENGEDAEEEDEDRL, encoded by the exons ATGGCAAGGGAG GAGTCTCGTGGCAAGAGGCCTTTAAAAATCTGGGACAGTTGGCGCAATGTCCGTAAAGGTCTCGTAGTAGGTAGCTTCGAGGAGCTAATAGTTAGAG GAAAAGATAAATTAGGAGTGCCAGCCTCCGAACCCGTGCGACTGGTGTTGGAATGCGACGGCACGCAGGTCGAGGATGGCGAATACTTCAGGACGTTAGCGAACAATACGGTACTGCTCCTATTGCGACAAGGTGAACGCTGGTACCCGACGGGTGTCGATGTAATAAAGGCTG CAATACCAAAGATCGTTTGCGAAACTATACATGCATTGGAGCTGCAGGATGAAACACCCTCCTGGAAGATTATGGATAACAAGGGTCGAGTCACAGTTGTGTTGCATTGGGATCAACGGCAGGGCGGTGGTcaaggtggtggtggcggcagcagcagcagcggtggtCCCGGTTCCGGTGTCGGTTTAAGCAACGGTCCGACGTCGGACAAATTTTCGCCGTCGAAGAAAAGCCTCTCGACGCAAAACTCGATCGACAAATCGTCCGTGTCGAGCCAACCGCGCTTCCCCAGCCCCCAGATCACCGTGATCAACCACGATGATCCACAGTCGCAGATGTACCATTCCGCCCGCCGGCTCTCGAAGCAGGGCGGCTCGTTCGACAGTGCGGTCGGGGCGGTGCACGTCCACACGCCGGAGTGTGCGCACCATGCGCATATGCCCACGCGCGCCGGCAGCCCCGGTGCGACCGAGTGTGACTTTCACTGCTGCGCACTGCACGAGGAGGGCCGAAAGATTGCGGTGCACAAGAACGTCGCGACCTCGCCGATACAGGACGGGTCGGCGAGCCCGCAACCGCCACCGAGCAGCCTGTCGGACAGCCGGCGCACGTCCACGACCAAGGGCCACGTGCGGTTCCTGGACATCGGACCGGAGCGGGACAGTTCCGAGAGCGAAACGGAGAACACCGTCATGGAGGACGAAACCGTAACGTCCGAGAAGTTTCTGCTGCTGATCGACCAGCTGTCGGTCGATCAGAAGCGCCACCTCAGCATCAAGGACATCGGCATCATACTGGAGCGGCTGAGCTCCAAGATACTGGACGTGGAGCGGTTGGACCGCGAGAGCGAGTCGGACGATTGCTACAACTGGACGATCAAGGCAACGATACGTGGCGATGCGCTGCGCGAGCTAGGTGTTATTTATAATGGAAACTATTACGCAATATCAGAGCATCCGGGCTACAAGGAGGAGAACGAGGAGAACGGCGAGGATGCGgaggaggaggacgaggaTAGATTATAA
- the LOC128301102 gene encoding uncharacterized protein LOC128301102 isoform X2: MAREESRGKRPLKIWDSWRNVRKGLVVGSFEELIVRGKDKLGVPASEPVRLVLECDGTQVEDGEYFRTLANNTVLLLLRQGERWYPTGVDVIKAAISAIPKIVCETIHALELQDETPSWKIMDNKGRVTVVLHWDQRQGGGQGGGGGSSSSGGPGSGVGLSNGPTSDKFSPSKKSLSTQNSIDKSSVSSQPRFPSPQITVINHDDPQSQMYHSARRLSKQGGSFDSAVGAVHVHTPECAHHAHMPTRAGSPGATECDFHCCALHEEGRKIAVHKNVATSPIQDGSASPQPPPSSLSDSRRTSTTKGHVRFLDIGPERDSSESETENTVMEDETVTSEKFLLLIDQLSVDQKRHLSIKDIGIILERLSSKILDVERLDRESESDDCYNWTIKATIRGDALRELGVIYNGNYYAISEHPGYKEENEENGEDAEEEDEDRL; encoded by the exons ATGGCAAGGGAG GAGTCTCGTGGCAAGAGGCCTTTAAAAATCTGGGACAGTTGGCGCAATGTCCGTAAAGGTCTCGTAGTAGGTAGCTTCGAGGAGCTAATAGTTAGAG GAAAAGATAAATTAGGAGTGCCAGCCTCCGAACCCGTGCGACTGGTGTTGGAATGCGACGGCACGCAGGTCGAGGATGGCGAATACTTCAGGACGTTAGCGAACAATACGGTACTGCTCCTATTGCGACAAGGTGAACGCTGGTACCCGACGGGTGTCGATGTAATAAAGGCTG CGATATCAGCAATACCAAAGATCGTTTGCGAAACTATACATGCATTGGAGCTGCAGGATGAAACACCCTCCTGGAAGATTATGGATAACAAGGGTCGAGTCACAGTTGTGTTGCATTGGGATCAACGGCAGGGCGGTGGTcaaggtggtggtggcggcagcagcagcagcggtggtCCCGGTTCCGGTGTCGGTTTAAGCAACGGTCCGACGTCGGACAAATTTTCGCCGTCGAAGAAAAGCCTCTCGACGCAAAACTCGATCGACAAATCGTCCGTGTCGAGCCAACCGCGCTTCCCCAGCCCCCAGATCACCGTGATCAACCACGATGATCCACAGTCGCAGATGTACCATTCCGCCCGCCGGCTCTCGAAGCAGGGCGGCTCGTTCGACAGTGCGGTCGGGGCGGTGCACGTCCACACGCCGGAGTGTGCGCACCATGCGCATATGCCCACGCGCGCCGGCAGCCCCGGTGCGACCGAGTGTGACTTTCACTGCTGCGCACTGCACGAGGAGGGCCGAAAGATTGCGGTGCACAAGAACGTCGCGACCTCGCCGATACAGGACGGGTCGGCGAGCCCGCAACCGCCACCGAGCAGCCTGTCGGACAGCCGGCGCACGTCCACGACCAAGGGCCACGTGCGGTTCCTGGACATCGGACCGGAGCGGGACAGTTCCGAGAGCGAAACGGAGAACACCGTCATGGAGGACGAAACCGTAACGTCCGAGAAGTTTCTGCTGCTGATCGACCAGCTGTCGGTCGATCAGAAGCGCCACCTCAGCATCAAGGACATCGGCATCATACTGGAGCGGCTGAGCTCCAAGATACTGGACGTGGAGCGGTTGGACCGCGAGAGCGAGTCGGACGATTGCTACAACTGGACGATCAAGGCAACGATACGTGGCGATGCGCTGCGCGAGCTAGGTGTTATTTATAATGGAAACTATTACGCAATATCAGAGCATCCGGGCTACAAGGAGGAGAACGAGGAGAACGGCGAGGATGCGgaggaggaggacgaggaTAGATTATAA
- the LOC128301102 gene encoding uncharacterized protein LOC128301102 isoform X1 produces MWSAALCTLGVSKPIWGCNCLNFRQGMSVESRGKRPLKIWDSWRNVRKGLVVGSFEELIVRGKDKLGVPASEPVRLVLECDGTQVEDGEYFRTLANNTVLLLLRQGERWYPTGVDVIKAAISAIPKIVCETIHALELQDETPSWKIMDNKGRVTVVLHWDQRQGGGQGGGGGSSSSGGPGSGVGLSNGPTSDKFSPSKKSLSTQNSIDKSSVSSQPRFPSPQITVINHDDPQSQMYHSARRLSKQGGSFDSAVGAVHVHTPECAHHAHMPTRAGSPGATECDFHCCALHEEGRKIAVHKNVATSPIQDGSASPQPPPSSLSDSRRTSTTKGHVRFLDIGPERDSSESETENTVMEDETVTSEKFLLLIDQLSVDQKRHLSIKDIGIILERLSSKILDVERLDRESESDDCYNWTIKATIRGDALRELGVIYNGNYYAISEHPGYKEENEENGEDAEEEDEDRL; encoded by the exons ATGTGGTCTGCAGCACTATGTACATTGGGCGTTTCGAAACCGATTTGGGGCTGCAACTGTTTGAACTTTCGCCAAGGAATGTCCGTG GAGTCTCGTGGCAAGAGGCCTTTAAAAATCTGGGACAGTTGGCGCAATGTCCGTAAAGGTCTCGTAGTAGGTAGCTTCGAGGAGCTAATAGTTAGAG GAAAAGATAAATTAGGAGTGCCAGCCTCCGAACCCGTGCGACTGGTGTTGGAATGCGACGGCACGCAGGTCGAGGATGGCGAATACTTCAGGACGTTAGCGAACAATACGGTACTGCTCCTATTGCGACAAGGTGAACGCTGGTACCCGACGGGTGTCGATGTAATAAAGGCTG CGATATCAGCAATACCAAAGATCGTTTGCGAAACTATACATGCATTGGAGCTGCAGGATGAAACACCCTCCTGGAAGATTATGGATAACAAGGGTCGAGTCACAGTTGTGTTGCATTGGGATCAACGGCAGGGCGGTGGTcaaggtggtggtggcggcagcagcagcagcggtggtCCCGGTTCCGGTGTCGGTTTAAGCAACGGTCCGACGTCGGACAAATTTTCGCCGTCGAAGAAAAGCCTCTCGACGCAAAACTCGATCGACAAATCGTCCGTGTCGAGCCAACCGCGCTTCCCCAGCCCCCAGATCACCGTGATCAACCACGATGATCCACAGTCGCAGATGTACCATTCCGCCCGCCGGCTCTCGAAGCAGGGCGGCTCGTTCGACAGTGCGGTCGGGGCGGTGCACGTCCACACGCCGGAGTGTGCGCACCATGCGCATATGCCCACGCGCGCCGGCAGCCCCGGTGCGACCGAGTGTGACTTTCACTGCTGCGCACTGCACGAGGAGGGCCGAAAGATTGCGGTGCACAAGAACGTCGCGACCTCGCCGATACAGGACGGGTCGGCGAGCCCGCAACCGCCACCGAGCAGCCTGTCGGACAGCCGGCGCACGTCCACGACCAAGGGCCACGTGCGGTTCCTGGACATCGGACCGGAGCGGGACAGTTCCGAGAGCGAAACGGAGAACACCGTCATGGAGGACGAAACCGTAACGTCCGAGAAGTTTCTGCTGCTGATCGACCAGCTGTCGGTCGATCAGAAGCGCCACCTCAGCATCAAGGACATCGGCATCATACTGGAGCGGCTGAGCTCCAAGATACTGGACGTGGAGCGGTTGGACCGCGAGAGCGAGTCGGACGATTGCTACAACTGGACGATCAAGGCAACGATACGTGGCGATGCGCTGCGCGAGCTAGGTGTTATTTATAATGGAAACTATTACGCAATATCAGAGCATCCGGGCTACAAGGAGGAGAACGAGGAGAACGGCGAGGATGCGgaggaggaggacgaggaTAGATTATAA